The Austwickia sp. genome includes a region encoding these proteins:
- a CDS encoding GMC family oxidoreductase N-terminal domain-containing protein gives MRNNRQREFDYIIAGGGSAGCVVAGRLADSGASVLLLEAGRGDSNPLIHIPAGIGVLNNENYEWPLHSVPQKHCVGQRVELRQAKVIGGGGSINAQVFTRGAPVDFDTWESEFGAHGWSHADVAPVYRRYERNARFADEFHGVDGPLGVSDQIDPHPLSLAFVRAGQEAGLPFNADFNGARQHGVGFYQRTTWNSLRNSTSSAYLGRTRRPRNLTVATHAQVMRIGIHQGRARTVEALVRGRRTTYRASHEIILSAGAYLSPHLLNLSGIGDPEVLRAAGIPVVHELVGVGKNLQDHPRVDMCYSIKPGNSMDRYRLPIPGAMAVAQYAAHRRGPLQSTLAEAGAFAYVDADAPAPDQQLHFVPAMTNDFRRQAGYRTGHGVGVDVYTLRPTSRGSVTTISSDPTQLPLLDPNFLATEYDVRQMIGGTKIMREIMAQPSMAQLVDEEFLYGFDELRTDADYERFVKTHIVSACHPTGTCSMGTGAMAVVDPQLRVHGIEGLRVADASVMPTVPSCNTQAPTVMVGERCADFVLGVRTPAPARPAARQLAVTAPPRSDALAGH, from the coding sequence ATGCGTAACAATCGGCAGCGGGAGTTCGACTACATCATCGCGGGCGGCGGCTCGGCTGGCTGCGTCGTGGCTGGTCGGCTCGCTGACAGCGGGGCATCCGTGTTGTTGCTGGAGGCGGGCCGGGGGGACAGCAACCCGCTGATCCACATTCCGGCGGGCATCGGCGTCCTGAACAACGAAAACTACGAATGGCCGCTGCACTCGGTGCCGCAGAAGCACTGCGTGGGCCAGCGCGTCGAATTGCGCCAGGCGAAGGTGATCGGCGGCGGCGGCTCCATTAATGCGCAGGTCTTCACCCGCGGCGCCCCCGTCGATTTCGACACGTGGGAAAGTGAATTCGGTGCGCACGGTTGGTCGCACGCCGACGTCGCCCCGGTCTACCGCCGCTACGAGCGCAACGCCCGCTTCGCCGACGAGTTCCACGGCGTCGACGGCCCGCTCGGGGTCTCCGACCAGATCGACCCGCACCCGCTGTCGCTCGCGTTCGTGCGCGCCGGCCAGGAGGCCGGCCTGCCGTTCAACGCTGACTTCAACGGGGCCCGCCAGCACGGTGTCGGCTTCTACCAGCGCACCACCTGGAACAGCCTGCGTAACAGCACCAGTTCGGCCTACCTCGGCCGGACCCGGCGCCCCCGCAACCTCACGGTGGCGACGCACGCCCAGGTCATGCGGATCGGCATCCACCAGGGCCGGGCGCGCACGGTCGAGGCGCTCGTGCGCGGCCGCCGTACGACGTACCGCGCGAGCCACGAGATCATCCTGTCGGCGGGCGCTTACCTGTCCCCGCACCTGCTCAACCTGAGCGGCATCGGCGACCCGGAGGTCCTGCGGGCCGCGGGCATCCCGGTCGTGCACGAGCTGGTCGGCGTCGGCAAGAACCTGCAGGACCACCCGCGGGTCGACATGTGCTACTCGATCAAGCCGGGCAACTCCATGGACCGCTACCGGCTGCCGATCCCGGGGGCGATGGCGGTGGCGCAGTACGCCGCGCACCGCCGCGGGCCGCTGCAGTCGACGCTGGCTGAGGCGGGGGCGTTCGCGTACGTCGACGCCGACGCGCCGGCGCCCGACCAGCAGCTGCACTTCGTCCCGGCGATGACGAACGACTTCCGCCGGCAGGCGGGCTACCGCACCGGCCACGGCGTGGGCGTCGACGTCTACACGCTGCGCCCGACCTCCCGCGGCTCGGTGACGACGATCAGCTCCGACCCGACGCAGCTCCCGCTGCTCGACCCGAACTTCCTGGCCACGGAATACGACGTCCGCCAGATGATCGGGGGGACCAAGATCATGCGCGAGATCATGGCGCAGCCGTCGATGGCCCAGCTGGTGGACGAGGAGTTCCTCTACGGCTTCGACGAGCTGCGCACCGACGCGGACTACGAGCGGTTCGTCAAGACGCACATCGTCAGCGCTTGCCACCCCACCGGCACCTGCTCCATGGGCACCGGCGCGATGGCCGTCGTCGACCCGCAGCTGCGGGTCCACGGCATCGAGGGCCTGCGGGTCGCCGACGCCTCCGTCATGCCAACGGTGCCGAGCTGCAACACGCAGGCGCCGACCGTCATGGTGGGCGAGCGGTGCGCCGACTTCGTGCTCGGCGTCAGGACGCCGGCACCGGCGCGACCGGCCGCCCGGCAGCTCGCCGTCACCGCGCCGCCGCGCAGCGACGCCCTCGCCGGGCACTAG